The sequence AAACCAAAATTACTGCCAAATCTAGGGCCCAGAAGTATTCCCTATGTTGCCTTCATGGAGTTATACTTTCAGGTATTAtgttaagtctttcatccattttgggttgATTCTTGTATAGGATGTGAGATAAGGGTcgaatttcattgttttgcatgtggatatccagttttcccaacaccatttattggagagactgccatttcctcattgtgtattcttggcacccTCACCACAGAAACCCAGCCTTGTGTaagtttatttctgagttctttatTATATTCCTTTGGTCTATCCATTTTTAACCATTATTATATAAtatgacaaatatattttcttgcgAATATTTTTCTGCAATTTAAAGTACTTATCTAGAATAGATTCCTATAATTAGATTTATAAATTGGGATAATATTTGAGAATATTATATGATATTGGGCCTAGGGACTCAGAAACTCCTAATATTCTTGTCCTGGTCATTTCTCTCCTTAGAGTCCTACAAAAGAAACAAGACATATGAAAAATAACAGACTGCTTTTTATTAATGGCATTGGTCCCTATTGTCACTGAAGTTCAGAACTCTGATAAGCCTCAGTCAGGGTGGTCTAGTATAAAGTCTTTCAAAATCTTCAACCTCCCTTACAGCTTGAGTGGAACATGGCTCAATGTGTCAGTCCAGTTCCATGAAGAAGTGAGCAACTAGAACACGCATGACCTTTTAAAGCCCAGTAACCCTAGCCAGTAGTAAATAGGGACCAACCTACATCCTAAAATGTCACAAATCAGATTTTTCCTCATAGGGAAGAAAggataagtaaaaaagaaatcttttgcTCCATACTATTTAGAAAAATTgagaacaaaatatacaaatatttaaagtttaagaTATATTTGACAAGGTTATTTTCCAGACAGGTTGGACTAATTTTCCTACCCACTTGCATTgtacaaaaatgtctttttttctgatccttcattttaaagttaattctGACATTTATTAATTGTATGATTGGGGGAAGGTAACAgaacttttctgtgcctcaaaTTTTTTTTGTCTGCAGAGTGAGATTAATAATGTCTAACTTATAATGTCATTGGAAcaatgtaattatataaaaaCTTCATGCCTGGCATGtgttaaattttcaataaaatacaagGTTACTATTTTGTGATGTGATTGTTTTGTTAAAATCCTAGTTAATTTCCCAGGGGGAAAATGTGTCTTTCATTGCTGTAGTTGTCCTTAATTAGTtataataatatcaaatattCCTCTTATATTTAGTAGCTATTCATAGTTCCTATTTGTAAGTAGTTCGTGTTTTTAGCCCATTATTTTTTGGGCTCAACAATTTTTTTGGTGTCTTATATGTAATATTAATGTAATAAAGACATTAACTTTGGTCTGACATCTCAAATATTTTCCTCAATTTGTagtttatcttaattttattcgtgatattattatttcacaaaagcttttcattttatgatgtaaattctacattttctttcatagTCTCTTTTGTTACTGACAGCTTTTGTGTCAGTCTGATCCTGTCCACATAGAACAAGAATTTTGACTTGTTTTTCctgggtttttattgttttacttttaccATTTTACTCTTTAATCAAAACGGAACAATACTTGGCATATTAAGTGATAGGCCACTATTTctaagccaagaaaaaaatagctgtttTTTAAGAGGTCAAATTAAGTTTGATGCCTGTTTCACATATTCAAGCATATGTTATAATTAAATATGTAGTATTTTGAACAGTTAGTGGTGCAGGTTTATACAAGGTAATAGTGCTAACAGTACACACAGTCATTTTGTAACAATATGTGTACAGCCATTTAGTAAAATCCACACAAATTCCAATATCCTCATAGCAGAACTAGCCCAGAAGGCTTTAACAATGTCATAATCTATAAATGGCACTGGAAAGaggagattttgaaaaaaaaaggagttgattGAAATTACAACcactaataagaatgaagatataCTATTTAGTATTAATTAGAATGACTTGGATAGCAAAAGCTAGAAATACCCAATTTGATTATAAGCTGAGCTTTAAATGAGACTCTTCTACAAGATGTTACAAACCCAAAGGTTGGTCTTTTTATTTGTGCAAACAGGTAAACAGGCATAATCTCAATGGGAGAGGAAAATCAAACCTCTGTGGCTGAGTTTATTTTCCTGGGTCTTTCCCAGGATTTGCAGACCCAGATCCtgatgtttgttctttttctcatcatttatcTTTTGACTGTACTTGGGAACCTGCTCATCATCATTCTCATCTTCATGGACTCTCGACTTCACACTCCCATGTACTTTTTTCTTAGAAACCTCTCTTTCGCAGATCTCTGTCTTTCTAGCAGCATCGTCCCTCAAGTGTTGTTCCATTTCCTGGCAAAGAGGAAAGCTATTTCTTTTCTTGGGTGTATGACACAGATAGTTGTCTCTCTTATGATTGGGTGTGCAGAGTGTGCACTGCTGGCGGTGATGTCTTATGACCGGTACGTGGCTGTCTGCAAGCCCCTGCACTACTCTAGCATCATGACCCAAAAGGTGTGTCTCCAGTTGGCCATAGGATCCTGGGCCAGTGGAGCACTCATGTCTCTGGTGGATACCACCTTTACTTTCCAACTACCCTACCAAGGACAGAAGATTATTAATCACTACTTTTGTGAACTTCCTGCCCTTCTGAAGGTGGCTTCAGGAGATACTTACAGCACAGAAATGGCCGTCTTTGCAGTGGGTGTGGTCATGCTCTTAGTTCCTGTCTGCCTGATTCTGGTCTCCTACTGGAATATTATCTCCACTGTGATCCAGATGCagtctggggaggggaggctcaAGGCTTTCTCTACCTGTGGTTCCCATCTCATTGTTGTTGTCCTCTTCTATGGATCAGCGATATTCAACTACATGAAGCCAAACTCCAAAATAGTCAATGAAAGTGATAAAGTGATCTCTACATTCTATGCAGTGGTGACTCCAATATTGAACCCCATAATTTATAGCCTGAGAAATAAGGATGTTAAAGATGGTTTCAGAAAACTAGCTGGAAGAAAGCTCTTTTCTGAGAGATGGTGACCTCAAGGtctaacttttattttactttattttaattttttgagagtaTTGCATGTGTGCTTGCTCTAGCAGattaggggaagggcagaaggagaattaGAGAGATAGAATCataagtagtctccacacccaggCCATagctgactcagggcttgatctcacaaccctgacatcatgacctgagtcaaaatcaagagtgatgCTCTattgcctgagccacccaagtacctcTGTGGGTCTGATTTTTAGAACTATTGTAATATTCTTAAAAGATACACAGGATTGGGGAACTGGGGTGGCTCaataactgagccacacaggtatctCTGGAAGAGTCTTTAGTACTTGGATCACTCATGGCTCAAAGCATTTCACCTTGTATAATAGCACAAAAGCCAAATACTTACTAGTGCACGATGTTTTCTCCTGAAAGCTtcaataaattgaatttattttatcttgataTCCCCAATTTCATGTAAGCATGAAGTAGCAGAGCAAAAAGGAAATTTAACAGTCATGTACACAAACATAGTTCTGAATCTTAAACTACTCTGTATCTTTCTACTGAATGATTATCCAGCATTTGCCTAAAGAAGAATATATTCCTCCATAATGCCTTGAATCATGAGATGAATGAAAGATCTACTTTCATTTATACAGCTGACCAATAAACAGCATGTGCCAACCACCACATATTTGAAAAACCTCATACCACTTTtaactcccccaaaacttaacttcTAATAGCCTTTTGCCTGgaaaccttaccaataacatgAGCAGTAGTCAactaacatgtattttgtatacatattacacactgtattcttacaacaaataagcaagaggaaaaaatgttattaagaagatCATAGGAagtttgcctgggtggctcagtggtttagcgctggcttcagcccagggtgtgaccctggaattcaggatccagtcccacgtcgggctccctgcatggaacctgcttctccctctgcctgtatctgcctctctctctctttctctgtctctcatgaataagtaaataaaatcttaaaaaaaagatcataggAGAAAGTACATTCACAGTACTGTACTGTaccaaaaaaaatccatgtataagtggacctatGCAGTCCAaacctgcattgttcaagggtcaagtaTAGAtagttttttgcttttacaaagatCTTCCATATGGTAAGTCAAAATCAATGTTCTGTTACCTTGAACCAACCTTCTCTAGTTTTAGTCCTagagaaatttcattttcctctacTATAGCCCTCTGAAGTCAGTTTCTGTATTGGCCCAAATTCAATTCTCACAGCCAATCACTCACTTGATTCTTTAAAGTTCCTAGATCTAACATGCACTGGCATCCTGTATTCATTCTGGTCATCCTCCTTTGAATGAGCTCATTTTATCCATAAATACCTCTTCCATAAGCAAAAGAGAATTTAGGATTTTAGAAATTGGAATTTGTGAACCTGAAGCGGACCCGTCCATGGGCTTAGATGCCTATAACCACATCTTACTGTGACTCAACTTCTCAAAAATTGTCGCTTCTGGGCTCCCCTTCAGGTTTCATGAACCCTTAGGACACACAATCTGCCTGACAGCCACCTATTTTATCCAAGCTTTTAATCAGTCACATGTTTAAAGGCGATTCAATGACAACTGTAAAACTTTTCTACACTTACCATGGATATGAGTCCAGGAACAACTGACGTCAGGAGTCAGGAACTACTGATTCTACTGTAGAAGACCTCCACAGTGAAGTAACGTCTAATAgctaaatttcttctttctttcattcatgcatccatgcattcattttaaaaccattattgagctctttttatattttcGCCTATCTGACTTAGTTGTTTCCAATATACCCAGAACAGACACCGATGTATTATGTATTTCAATACAAATTTTTGCAATCATTACTGTCCTTTTAAAATTACTGGAGCTGGACCACAATAGACTGATGCTAGTCTGGGGTGTGAGGATCAGAGAAAACTTTTATAGAAACTGCATCTGATACTTAAAGTGACATAGACAGGAGAAAGCACTAATAGGTGAAGTTGCTGATCTGGCTGCCCATGATGATCTAAATGAGATCTATTTCACTAATGGgagggaaaataaggaaatgtaaacagaaaattTCAACACTAATTTAGAGAATTCTTgccatgaagaagaaagaagaaggtatGGCTGAGAAAGTGGGATTAtgagtttataaaatttttaaattcctaggTCACTTCCCTCTTtactttgaagacttttttttaaatttttatttatttatgatagtcacagagagagagagagagaggcgcagagacacaggcagagggagaagcaggctccatgcaccgggagcccgacatgggattcgatcccgggtctccaggatcgcgccctgggccaaaggcaggcgccaaaccgctgcgccacccagggatccctacatgagaataaattctaatgaaaacaaacaatccatttAAAAAGTAGGGAAAAGATTTGACCAGATATTTCACGAAGgatatacagatagcaaataagcacatggaataatgctcaacatcattaatcatgagggaagtgcaaattaaaattatatagttaTTAAATTGGTTAAAATTAAAAGGGCTGATGATACCAAGTGTTgaggaggatgtagagaaactggaacatTCATACACTGCTGGCAGGAATACAAAATAGTACAACCACTTCAGAAAAgagataattttctaaaaagtcaAGACTGACCTACTATATGACCCAGATTCTTAGGAATTTACtctagagaaatgaaagcatatgtccatacaaagatttgtacataaatgtttacaaCAGTTTTATGTGTGATagccaaaaaacaagaaacaacccaagtttccctcaacagatgaatgaacaaatcatGGTATGCTCATAtaatggaacactactcagcaattaaaaggaaCGAACTATTGCATAGATGAATCAAAATAATTATGCCGTGTGGAAGAAGCTAGCAAAAAAGGAGTGCATACTGTGTGAATtcctttatataaaattctaggaaattcAAACTAATGTACAGCAACTGAAAGTAGATCAGTTGTTGCCcaaggaggctggaggggaggttggaaAGGGTGGGGGTTAAGGGCCATAAAGGGGCACAAGGAAGCTTTTGGGGCAATGGTATGTTCATTATCTcgattgtggtaatggtttcatGTGTAAATATGTCAAAATTTTGCAAATGGTACACTTGAAGTGTGTCTGTTATATtatcatatgtaaattatacctcaataaagcagaaaatacaaaagcaggcaaataaaacattttgtcatggggaaaaaaagaataaattctagaCGTATCATGATGTAAATGAACTTGAACATGtaagcaaaactatggaaatcTTAGAAGACAAataggatgatttttttaaaaaagatttaatttatttactcatgagaagagagagagagaggcatagacacaggcagagggagaagcaggctccatgcagggtgcccgatgtgagacttgatccccagactccaggatcacaccctgagctgaaggcagacacctgactgctgagccacccaggtgtcccacgggataatttttaaaaagcataactTTTTATCAACAGAGACATTTCAAATTTTAACACAAAATCAAGTCATAAGGGAAAAGACtgattaaattataaatgtatgatACAAAACTCCATAAATTCAGgtcacctgagtagctcagcggttgagggcctgcctttgactcaggtcatgatcccaggggtcctaggatcaattcccacatcaggcttctcacagggagcctgcttcctcctcttttatgtctctgcctctccttgtgcctctcatgaaaaaataaattaaatatttaaagaaaacaaacccataaaTTCAACTGGCAAAGTAGAAAAAGACTTGttttttgggatgcctgtgtagctcagcagttcagcgtcccatgttgggctccctgcatggagccagtttctccctctgcctatgtctctgcctctcactctctatgctctcatgaataaataaataaaatctttaaaaagaaagacttattttttttaatttttatttatttatgatagtcacagagagagagagagagaggcagagacacaggcagagggagaagcaggctccatgcaccgggagcctgatgtgggattcgatcccgggtctccaggatcgcgccctgggcc is a genomic window of Canis lupus familiaris isolate Mischka breed German Shepherd chromosome 21, alternate assembly UU_Cfam_GSD_1.0, whole genome shotgun sequence containing:
- the OR2D3E gene encoding olfactory receptor family 2 subfamily D member 3E — its product is MGEENQTSVAEFIFLGLSQDLQTQILMFVLFLIIYLLTVLGNLLIIILIFMDSRLHTPMYFFLRNLSFADLCLSSSIVPQVLFHFLAKRKAISFLGCMTQIVVSLMIGCAECALLAVMSYDRYVAVCKPLHYSSIMTQKVCLQLAIGSWASGALMSLVDTTFTFQLPYQGQKIINHYFCELPALLKVASGDTYSTEMAVFAVGVVMLLVPVCLILVSYWNIISTVIQMQSGEGRLKAFSTCGSHLIVVVLFYGSAIFNYMKPNSKIVNESDKVISTFYAVVTPILNPIIYSLRNKDVKDGFRKLAGRKLFSERW